One window of the Pseudalkalibacillus berkeleyi genome contains the following:
- a CDS encoding YaaL family protein, with protein sequence MFFRRKGRLRKEANERLLNAIESVRSEWLTKKELIENSVEPSEQVLYEVKLAKAKYFFLLKEAKVRKIRTRSF encoded by the coding sequence GTGTTTTTTCGTCGTAAAGGTCGGCTTCGGAAGGAAGCAAATGAACGATTATTAAATGCCATTGAATCCGTTAGATCCGAATGGCTAACCAAAAAAGAACTAATTGAAAATAGCGTTGAACCCTCAGAGCAGGTACTATATGAAGTCAAATTGGCAAAGGCTAAATACTTCTTTCTGTTAAAAGAGGCGAAAGTACGCAAAATTAGAACGAGGAGTTTCTGA
- the recR gene encoding recombination mediator RecR: MHYPEPISKLIDSFMKLPGIGPKTAVRLAFFVLEMKEDDVFEFGKALVNAKRDLTYCSNCHHITDRDPCMICEDTSRDKTMICVVHDSKDVIAMEKMKEYRGLYHVLHGAISPVEGIGPEDIKVAELIKRLQDDTVQELIMATDPNIEGEATAMYISRLVKPTGIKITRIAHGLPVGGDLEYADEVTLSRALEGRREI; this comes from the coding sequence GTGCATTATCCTGAACCGATTTCGAAGTTGATCGATAGCTTTATGAAATTGCCGGGAATCGGACCGAAAACGGCCGTCCGACTGGCATTCTTTGTTCTAGAAATGAAAGAAGACGATGTATTTGAATTCGGTAAGGCTTTGGTCAATGCAAAAAGAGATCTCACCTATTGTTCAAATTGTCATCACATAACAGACCGTGACCCTTGTATGATTTGTGAGGACACAAGTCGAGACAAAACGATGATTTGCGTTGTACACGACTCTAAAGATGTTATTGCGATGGAGAAGATGAAAGAATACCGCGGACTCTATCATGTGCTTCACGGCGCAATTTCTCCTGTTGAAGGAATTGGACCAGAAGACATTAAAGTTGCAGAGCTTATCAAACGTCTTCAAGATGATACCGTTCAAGAGTTAATCATGGCAACTGACCCTAACATAGAAGGGGAGGCAACCGCGATGTACATCAGTCGTTTAGTAAAACCAACTGGCATCAAGATCACTCGAATCGCGCACGGTCTTCCTGTTGGTGGAGATCTAGAGTATGCCGATGAGGTCACATTATCTCGTGCTCTTGAAGGGCGCCGAGAAATTTAG
- a CDS encoding YbaB/EbfC family nucleoid-associated protein: MKGNMNNMMKQMQKMQKQMMKAQEELKDKSVEGTAGGGMVTVTVNGHKEVTDIVIKEEAVDPDDIDMLQDLVLAATNDALKKVDDLVNQDMGQFTKGMNLPGMF, translated from the coding sequence ATGAAAGGTAATATGAATAACATGATGAAACAAATGCAGAAAATGCAAAAGCAAATGATGAAGGCTCAAGAGGAGCTTAAGGACAAATCGGTAGAAGGTACAGCCGGTGGAGGTATGGTTACCGTTACAGTAAACGGCCATAAAGAAGTTACGGATATCGTAATTAAAGAAGAAGCTGTAGACCCAGATGATATCGATATGCTACAAGACTTAGTTCTTGCAGCGACAAATGACGCACTGAAAAAAGTGGATGATCTTGTGAATCAAGACATGGGTCAATTCACAAAAGGCATGAATTTACCAGGCATGTTCTAA
- the dnaX gene encoding DNA polymerase III subunit gamma/tau — MAYQALYRLYRPQQFEDMVGQEHITKTLQNALLQQKLSHAYLFSGPRGTGKTSAAKIIAKAVNCAKAPVAEPCNECEACLGITKGSNSDVIEIDAASNNGVDEIRDIRDKVKYAPSSVQYKVYIIDEVHMLSIGAFNALLKTLEEPPAHVIFILATTEPHKIPLTIISRCQRFDFRRITSHAIVKRMQTVIASQNVPVEEEALQLVARAAEGGMRDALSILDQAVSYSEDTVTTEDVLAVTGSVSQTFLSEMTRSFQEHQVVDALRQIDQLMDKGKDPIRFINDLIFYYRDMLLYQAAPNLEEVLDRAQVDQEFEMLAKKIQGDWIYQVIDILNKAQQEMKWTNHPRIHLELAIVKLCQEESAPKPSGQTDVQPLINRIEQLEKELTKLKEQGVPAASSDAAQEPAKPKRTFQSKTPKSKASTGRIKEMLKGASKKDLQLLRSKWGDIMERIKSRMVNAHAWMINATPVASSDNAFLLAFQHELHSQMAVKENIRECVESVVQETLGQQMTMMTILEEDWEKVKQSFIEEQRQSDSTDIIEEEEPSTDSIEDKPESNSKKEEDPIVEEAVKLFGSEYVEVED; from the coding sequence ATGGCATATCAAGCATTATACCGGCTATATCGACCTCAACAATTTGAAGATATGGTCGGGCAAGAGCATATAACGAAAACGCTGCAAAATGCACTTTTACAACAAAAGCTATCCCATGCCTACCTGTTCAGCGGTCCAAGAGGTACTGGTAAAACAAGTGCAGCTAAAATTATAGCGAAGGCTGTAAACTGCGCAAAAGCACCAGTAGCAGAGCCTTGTAATGAATGCGAAGCTTGCCTTGGTATAACGAAAGGTTCGAACTCGGATGTAATTGAAATTGACGCGGCTTCTAATAACGGTGTTGATGAAATTCGTGATATCCGAGATAAAGTGAAGTATGCACCGAGCTCCGTTCAATACAAAGTGTACATTATCGATGAAGTACATATGCTTTCAATTGGCGCATTTAATGCTCTATTGAAAACATTAGAAGAACCACCAGCACATGTCATCTTCATACTTGCAACGACAGAGCCGCATAAGATTCCGTTAACAATTATCTCTAGATGTCAAAGGTTCGATTTCAGAAGAATCACAAGTCATGCCATCGTTAAAAGAATGCAGACGGTGATTGCATCTCAAAACGTACCAGTTGAGGAAGAAGCGCTCCAACTCGTTGCCCGAGCAGCAGAAGGCGGTATGCGAGATGCATTAAGCATTCTCGATCAAGCCGTTTCATATAGTGAGGACACCGTCACGACTGAAGATGTGCTTGCTGTCACAGGATCTGTTTCGCAAACCTTTTTATCTGAAATGACCCGATCATTTCAAGAACATCAGGTCGTTGATGCTTTAAGGCAAATTGATCAGTTGATGGATAAAGGAAAGGATCCGATTCGCTTTATTAACGATTTGATCTTTTATTACCGTGATATGCTTCTTTATCAGGCGGCTCCAAATCTCGAAGAAGTGCTTGATCGCGCTCAAGTCGATCAAGAGTTTGAGATGCTCGCTAAAAAAATACAAGGTGATTGGATTTACCAGGTTATCGATATCTTGAATAAAGCCCAGCAAGAAATGAAATGGACCAATCACCCTAGAATCCATTTAGAATTGGCAATCGTAAAGCTCTGTCAGGAGGAAAGTGCACCTAAACCATCCGGACAAACAGACGTACAGCCATTAATAAATCGGATTGAACAATTAGAAAAAGAACTAACAAAACTTAAAGAGCAAGGTGTTCCGGCAGCCTCGTCTGATGCAGCTCAAGAGCCAGCGAAACCAAAACGAACGTTCCAATCGAAAACGCCAAAATCCAAGGCTTCTACAGGTCGTATAAAGGAAATGCTTAAGGGTGCTTCCAAAAAAGACCTACAGCTTCTACGGAGCAAGTGGGGCGATATTATGGAACGGATCAAATCAAGGATGGTCAATGCACATGCTTGGATGATTAATGCGACACCTGTTGCGAGCTCAGATAACGCCTTTCTACTCGCTTTCCAGCATGAACTCCATAGTCAAATGGCAGTTAAAGAGAATATTCGGGAATGTGTCGAGTCCGTCGTTCAAGAAACGCTAGGACAACAAATGACGATGATGACTATTCTTGAAGAAGACTGGGAAAAGGTCAAACAATCTTTTATAGAAGAACAAAGACAGTCTGATTCAACCGATATAATAGAAGAAGAGGAACCATCTACTGATTCGATAGAGGACAAACCGGAATCCAACTCGAAAAAAGAAGAGGATCCGATAGTAGAAGAAGCGGTTAAGCTTTTCGGTTCTGAATACGTGGAAGTAGAAGATTAA